A window of the Leptospira bourretii genome harbors these coding sequences:
- a CDS encoding tetratricopeptide repeat protein, which produces MSRFQKNTLLTFSLLAFVAYAPLYYSIRNAIKKETLLVTYDSPETVSYFSLGDWEVTGKESDPKTLRILSELIDFEFQKVTGGVYLGKENSLSSAKKQRSNFLLFGTFEWKEKGIEFTPRLSSVEQKSTYSGKSVFLPYEERGKLVSLMYQSLSHLFDETIRLHRLIKRTPEWKFPSEEEFLSESEFVRLSEYDPKSSYEEKNSLLKTLDFSSEYLQFIKIGLSLEKKTEDSFKEIWRSVDGNFNLSTYTKFYVAKNIAEFYFTKKEFSKAIEYATAARKERESLKSIFHSDYADTISLLGKALVLDGKKEEAVYYLTSARKLYETLGLLKDPSSVENSYFYGLLLYDLTQAELASYELSSIRGEVFEGPDQVYLDFNLAKVYYDLGRYDAALSLLKDQRQIIMNESLANHDIALYSYNLYAATLYKSGKWSVAKSVWESIVNAKSTYGIEEKPYHRFALFNLAVLSKLRNNPEQTETYYKQYVRLSPYGQIVDLPSADRFEIGKTIYPYTWDKPNPNSFTDLEERTIRSYTGRYLFNGQDEEIRARTYENRLEDTNLFLDDLLNAKAFLSKPMSALRKTLFGDLKRFEKGNQIVFFDIGPALNHPEYPGVTSLAVAKHFSGMEVVLWELPGEVDLFLKKVKPELKDRLYAFPNIRILSADGVGEFQSVYPDPKNWILRNRPIPNLKGKTIIIRAANSIDIYEPYTKILPHFQNIGSELKDNPILYFFNRSILLKPAGKEKFILIGNQSIRGFHHNFQSLDRNGEPPYSILPFTVSEEVNQ; this is translated from the coding sequence GAGATTGGGAGGTTACCGGAAAAGAATCCGATCCCAAAACCCTTAGGATCCTTTCCGAACTCATTGATTTTGAATTCCAAAAAGTTACAGGGGGAGTTTATCTCGGAAAAGAAAACTCTCTCTCCTCCGCCAAAAAACAAAGATCCAATTTTTTATTGTTTGGGACTTTTGAGTGGAAAGAGAAGGGGATCGAATTCACTCCCCGCTTAAGTTCTGTCGAACAAAAATCCACTTACTCTGGTAAATCAGTTTTTCTCCCTTATGAAGAACGTGGAAAATTAGTTTCTCTTATGTATCAGTCTCTTTCTCATCTTTTCGATGAAACCATTCGTTTGCACCGTTTGATCAAACGGACACCTGAATGGAAATTTCCTTCCGAGGAAGAATTTTTGTCAGAGTCTGAGTTTGTTAGGTTATCCGAATATGATCCTAAGTCATCCTATGAGGAAAAAAACTCTCTTTTGAAAACTTTGGATTTTTCTTCTGAGTATTTGCAGTTCATAAAGATCGGACTCAGTTTAGAAAAAAAGACGGAGGATTCATTCAAAGAAATTTGGCGCAGTGTAGATGGGAATTTCAATCTTTCCACCTATACGAAGTTCTACGTTGCAAAAAACATTGCAGAGTTCTATTTTACAAAAAAAGAATTTAGCAAAGCCATTGAATATGCAACTGCTGCTAGAAAAGAGAGAGAATCTCTAAAATCTATATTTCACAGTGATTATGCCGACACCATTTCCTTACTGGGGAAGGCACTTGTCCTTGATGGAAAAAAAGAAGAAGCAGTTTATTATTTAACGTCAGCACGAAAACTCTATGAAACCTTGGGATTACTCAAAGATCCAAGTTCCGTTGAAAATTCCTATTTTTATGGCCTTCTTCTTTATGATCTGACTCAAGCAGAACTTGCTTCTTATGAATTGTCCTCCATCCGAGGAGAGGTTTTCGAAGGACCTGATCAGGTGTATTTGGATTTTAATTTGGCGAAGGTATACTATGATTTAGGTCGTTATGATGCCGCTTTGTCTTTGTTAAAAGACCAAAGGCAAATCATAATGAATGAAAGTTTAGCCAATCATGACATCGCTCTGTATTCCTATAATTTATATGCTGCTACTCTTTACAAATCTGGAAAATGGAGTGTCGCAAAATCGGTTTGGGAATCCATTGTGAATGCCAAATCCACCTATGGAATTGAAGAAAAACCTTATCATCGGTTTGCACTTTTTAACTTGGCAGTCCTATCTAAACTTCGCAACAATCCAGAACAAACAGAAACTTATTACAAACAATATGTAAGACTTTCGCCTTATGGACAAATTGTGGACTTACCTTCCGCAGATCGTTTTGAAATCGGAAAGACCATATATCCTTATACTTGGGATAAACCAAATCCTAATTCTTTTACAGACTTAGAAGAAAGGACAATTAGGTCGTATACTGGCCGTTATTTGTTCAATGGACAGGATGAAGAAATCAGAGCAAGGACTTATGAAAATAGGTTAGAAGATACCAATCTGTTTTTAGATGATTTGCTAAATGCAAAGGCCTTTCTATCGAAACCCATGTCAGCCCTTCGCAAAACCTTGTTTGGTGATCTGAAACGATTTGAAAAAGGAAACCAAATTGTATTTTTTGATATTGGTCCTGCTTTAAATCATCCCGAATATCCTGGTGTTACTTCTCTTGCCGTAGCCAAACATTTTTCTGGAATGGAAGTTGTATTATGGGAGTTACCTGGGGAAGTGGATTTATTTTTAAAGAAAGTAAAACCTGAATTAAAAGATAGGCTTTATGCTTTTCCAAACATTCGGATTCTTTCTGCTGATGGAGTGGGTGAGTTCCAGTCTGTATATCCAGACCCCAAAAATTGGATTTTGAGAAATCGACCAATTCCCAATCTAAAGGGAAAAACCATCATCATTCGTGCGGCTAACTCAATTGATATCTATGAGCCTTATACAAAAATACTTCCTCATTTTCAAAACATTGGAAGCGAACTAAAAGACAATCCGATCCTTTATTTTTTCAATAGAAGTATCCTCTTAAAACCTGCTGGAAAAGAAAAATTCATTCTCATCGGGAACCAATCCATTAGAGGATTTCACCATAACTTTCAAAGTTTGGATCGTAATGGAGAACCTCCTTATTCCATCCTTCCGTTTACTGTCAGCGAGGAAGTTAACCAATGA